AAGGCGGGGAGTCGATCAGCGCGGAGACGAGCCGGACGCCTCCCTGGATGGGAGCGCCGGCCCGCCGCATCTCCTCGGCGCGCACCGTCATCACCGGGTGGAACTCGCCGACGAAGCCGCCCGCGATGTTGCCCGGGAAGAGGAGCACATAGCGAATGCCGCGCTCTTGGTGCTCGGTGTCGAAGTGGACGCCGAGCAGGTCGTTGAGCCTTCCGCCCAGGAGCATCGCGTCCCAGCCGTCGTAGCCGCGCTCCAGCTCCAGGTCGTCCCAGTGGATGGGGACCATGTGGTTGCCGGGCCCCGCAACGTTCACGACGACCGGCTCGGGGGCCTTCTCCAGGCACTCGGCCAGACCGTGGCTCAGCAGGTAACGGCTCAGGTAGAAGAGCGCGAGGTGGTGTTCGATCCCCTCGCTGGTCACGCGGCGGTAGGAGCGGAAGAACCGGGCGCACAGGACGAGCGCGTCCACGACGGGGAAGTCGGACTTGACCTCCTCGACGACCCTCTGGTTCTCACTGACGAGGCTGAGGTCCGCCTCGATGAAGAAGGCACGTCCGCCGTGTCCGTCCTTCTTCGCCTGCCTGAGGTACGTCTCCCCCTTGCCCGCGTCGCGGCTGACGACCACCACCCGGTCCCCGCGCTCGAGGTACGTGTGGGCGAGGGCCTGTCCGAGTCCGGACGTACCTCCCGTGATCACGATGGTTTTCACCGGGAGTCTCCTTGCGTGGACGAGTAGCTCGAAGAGCGTGCTTTTCCAGAGGTCTGCCAGAAGGGCCTGCAGATCCCGGCGATCACAATTCGGCGGTTTCGGTGGGCGTGGCGGGCCGCCGGTTCGGGCTGA
The nucleotide sequence above comes from Streptomyces sp. NL15-2K. Encoded proteins:
- a CDS encoding SDR family NAD(P)-dependent oxidoreductase, whose protein sequence is MKTIVITGGTSGLGQALAHTYLERGDRVVVVSRDAGKGETYLRQAKKDGHGGRAFFIEADLSLVSENQRVVEEVKSDFPVVDALVLCARFFRSYRRVTSEGIEHHLALFYLSRYLLSHGLAECLEKAPEPVVVNVAGPGNHMVPIHWDDLELERGYDGWDAMLLGGRLNDLLGVHFDTEHQERGIRYVLLFPGNIAGGFVGEFHPVMTVRAEEMRRAGAPIQGGVRLVSALIDSPPSETLSAFQERRPLNVRGGSTFDPDDAKRLHDITQDLIQRAGRGAP